Proteins from a genomic interval of Chryseobacterium indologenes:
- the menA gene encoding 1,4-dihydroxy-2-naphthoate octaprenyltransferase: MTDWIKAARLRTLPLSLSGIIMGAFIAKWRLYQEGGIWDWRIFALALLVTLLYQILSNYANDYGDGVKGTDAKRINEAEARAVASGKITAKQMKNAVILFSVLSFIATIALLYVAFIPEYMNEFYIFIGLGVACILAAIGYTVGKKPYGYMGLGDVFVFIFFGLVSVCGSYFLFTKTFSWDMLLPGTAVGMMSMAVLNLNNMRDIESDKLSGKNSFALRIGFKNAMIYEMILLQLPLVLILIFLGVNGFIQAQNYYVFIVMILLFPLAKLRRNIMSVKEPKELDQYLKQVGIMTFVMAILTAAGLNLFN; this comes from the coding sequence ATGACAGATTGGATAAAAGCCGCGAGGCTCAGAACTTTACCGTTATCACTTAGCGGAATCATTATGGGAGCTTTCATTGCAAAATGGAGACTTTATCAGGAAGGCGGAATCTGGGACTGGAGAATTTTTGCTCTGGCACTTTTGGTAACGCTTTTATATCAGATACTATCAAATTATGCTAATGATTACGGTGATGGAGTAAAAGGAACCGATGCAAAAAGAATCAATGAAGCAGAAGCAAGAGCAGTAGCATCAGGGAAAATTACGGCAAAACAAATGAAAAATGCGGTCATTCTTTTCTCGGTACTGTCTTTTATTGCAACTATTGCTTTATTATATGTTGCTTTTATTCCTGAATATATGAATGAATTCTACATTTTTATAGGGTTGGGAGTAGCATGTATTTTAGCCGCGATCGGATATACGGTAGGGAAGAAACCTTACGGATATATGGGGCTGGGTGATGTTTTTGTTTTTATCTTTTTCGGACTTGTTTCCGTATGTGGAAGTTATTTCCTGTTTACAAAAACATTCAGCTGGGATATGTTGTTACCCGGAACAGCTGTGGGAATGATGAGCATGGCCGTTTTGAATCTCAACAATATGCGAGATATTGAAAGCGATAAATTATCAGGAAAAAACAGTTTTGCATTGAGAATCGGTTTCAAAAATGCAATGATCTATGAAATGATCCTGCTACAGCTTCCTTTGGTATTGATTCTGATCTTTTTAGGAGTAAATGGCTTTATTCAGGCGCAAAATTACTATGTATTCATCGTCATGATCCTGTTGTTTCCATTAGCAAAACTGAGAAGAAATATCATGTCTGTAAAGGAGCCGAAGGAGCTTGATCAATATTTGAAGCAGGTAGGAATTATGACGTTTGTAATGGCTATCCTTACAGCAGCAGGTCTTAATCTGTTTAACTAA